TTTCACATTATCTTTTGGAATCAATACAGTTTTAATACCACCACGATGTGCCGCAAGTAATTTTTCTTTTAATCCGCCAATTGGTAGCACTTTACCGCGTAGGCTGATTTCACCAGTCATCGCGACATCGGCACGCACTGGGTTACCCGTTAAGCAAGAAACCAATGCGGTACACATTGCGATACCTGCACTTGGACCATCTTTCGGTGTCGCACCATCTGGTACGTGAATGTGAATATCACGTTTTTCATGGAATTCAGAATTGATACCCAATTTCTCCGCGCGCGCACGGACCACGGTCATGGCTGCTTGAATAGATTCTTTCATCACATCGCCTAATGAACCAGTAAAGGTTAATTTGCCTTTACCCACCACTGACGCAGTTTCAATGGTTAGTAAGTCACCGCCCACTTCAGTCCACGCAAGGCCTGTTACTTCGCCCACACGGTTTTGGGTATCCGCTTTACCAAATTCAAAACGTTTCACACCAAGATAGTCATGCAAATTGTCTGAATTAACGGTAATGGATTTCACTTTTGGATTGACCAATAAATTCTTCACTGCTTTACGACAGATTTTAGAAATCTCACGCTCTAATCCGCGCACACCAGCTTCACGGGTGTAATAACGGATAATATCTAAAATGGCGTTTTCTTCGATGGTTAATTCGCCTTTTTTCAATCCATTGCGTTCAATTTGTTTTTGTAACAAATGTTGCATCGCAATATTGAGTTTTTCATCTTCGGTATAACCAGAAAGACGAATCACTTCCATACGATCTAACAATGGACCAGGAATATTCATGGAATTTGAGGTTGCCACAAACATCACATCAGACAAATCGTAATCTACTTCAAGATAATGATCGTTGAAGGTGGTATTTTGTTCAGGATCAAGCACTTCTAACAAGGCTGATGCTGGATCACCACGCATATCCGAAGACATTTTATCGATTTCATCAAGCAAGAAGAGCGGGTTTTTCACGCCAACTTTTGCCATTTTTTGAATCAATTTACCTGGCAATGCACCAATATAGGTTTTACGGTGGCCACGGATTTCTGCTTCATCTCGTACTCCGCCTAATGCCATACGCACATATTTACGACCTGTTGCATTGGCAATAGATTGACCTAGTGAGGTTTTACCTACCCCTGGTGGCCCGACTAAGCAAAGGATTGGACCTTTGATTTTGTTTAAACGTGCTTGCACCGCAAGGTATTCTAAAATGCGTTCTTTCACACGTTCTAAACCGTAGTGATCCGCATCCAAGACTTGTTGTGCTTTTGCGATATCTTTCTTCACTTTAGTGCGTTTATGCCATGGTACTTGAAGCATCCACTCAACATAGCTACGCACCACCGTTGCTTCCGCAGACATCGCTGACATCATTTTGAGTTTTTGTAACTCACTTTCTACTTTTTCACGCACATCTGCCGGCATACCTGCCGCTTCAACCTTTTGACGAAGTTGTTCAACTTCATCAATGGTATCTTCGCTTTCGCCTTCGTCCATTTCTTTGCGAATTGCTTTAATTTGTTCGCTAAGATAATAGTTACGCTGGCTTTTCTCCATTTGTTTTTTCACTCGGCCACGGATACGTTTTTCAACTTGAAGAATATCCGCTTCAGATTCCATCATGCCGAGCAAGTATTCCAAACGCTCTTGCACATCTGCCAGTTCTAACACGCTTTGTTTATGGCGAACGGTCACTGGAATATGCGCCGCCATGGTATCTGCTAAACGATCGGCATCATCAATGCGTTGAAGCGCACCTAAAACATCAGCAGGAATTTTTTTATTAAGTTGCAGATAGCTTTCAAATTCATTTAAAACGGCTGCCTTCACCACATCTAATTCTTTTTCATCGCCAAATGTGGTTTCAATCGGCGTGACTTCTGCAGAAAAATGGTCTTCACCATCATTTAATTGATTGATTTTTGCGCGTTGTTGACCTTCTACCAACACTTTCACTGTGCCGTCTGGCAATTTTAATAATTGAATAATATTGGCAATCGTCCCGACATCGAATACATCATCAACGGTAGGTTCTTCTAAATCAGCTTGTTTTTGTGACACCAATAATAATTGTTTGCCCTCATTCATGGCCTCATCAAGGGCACTAATGGATTTCGCGCGCCCAACAAAAAGTGGCATCACCATATAAGGGAAAACGACAACATCCCGTAATGGCAATACAGGAAGTGTACGTTGTTGAGTTCTTTTGGCGTTCATAGTTATCTCTCTTACATCAATTCTATAATTTCATTGAATATGGGGATGAGTTGCATAAATTCAAGGTAGGATTTGGCATATTAAGGAGAAATCGAAAAATAGGCAAGTAAAGAACCACCTTTATTGATGGTTAATTGGAAAAACCATGGAATACAGGTACAATAAGTGCGGTCAAAAATCAGCATGATTTTACCTAATAAAAACGTTTGAAAAAATAACCGCACTTTATCCATTATGACAGCAAAACAAACTATTACTTTCGCGACCTTTCAAGAATTACTACCCGATTCTTGTAATCATCCATTAAAAAAACAATTAAGGGATAAAGCCCGTTATTACGGACGCAAATTTTTATTTAAAAAACAATGTGATGCACTGGTTGATTTCTTAAATACTAACCAAACCTGGATTCCGCTGTTTCAACAAAATCCATATCGTTTTAATGCATTGCTCGCGACCTATTGTGACAAACGTTTTTCTGCCACAGAGCGACTCAATGCCATTACCAATAATCTGCTAATGCTTGAAGAAAAAATGGGCGTGGAATTTTGTAAGAAATTGCTACAAGAAAAATCCCTTTTATTAGCGCAATTAACGGATCAACTTGGTATCTATTTCAATATCAACCAGATTGACCCTTTTGAAGGTTATTTTTCCATTAACTTAAAAGACAATGATGGGCGTAGCATTTATGATGCTTCTTTCACCTTTTTAAA
The sequence above is a segment of the Haemophilus parainfluenzae genome. Coding sequences within it:
- the lon gene encoding endopeptidase La, with protein sequence MNAKRTQQRTLPVLPLRDVVVFPYMVMPLFVGRAKSISALDEAMNEGKQLLLVSQKQADLEEPTVDDVFDVGTIANIIQLLKLPDGTVKVLVEGQQRAKINQLNDGEDHFSAEVTPIETTFGDEKELDVVKAAVLNEFESYLQLNKKIPADVLGALQRIDDADRLADTMAAHIPVTVRHKQSVLELADVQERLEYLLGMMESEADILQVEKRIRGRVKKQMEKSQRNYYLSEQIKAIRKEMDEGESEDTIDEVEQLRQKVEAAGMPADVREKVESELQKLKMMSAMSAEATVVRSYVEWMLQVPWHKRTKVKKDIAKAQQVLDADHYGLERVKERILEYLAVQARLNKIKGPILCLVGPPGVGKTSLGQSIANATGRKYVRMALGGVRDEAEIRGHRKTYIGALPGKLIQKMAKVGVKNPLFLLDEIDKMSSDMRGDPASALLEVLDPEQNTTFNDHYLEVDYDLSDVMFVATSNSMNIPGPLLDRMEVIRLSGYTEDEKLNIAMQHLLQKQIERNGLKKGELTIEENAILDIIRYYTREAGVRGLEREISKICRKAVKNLLVNPKVKSITVNSDNLHDYLGVKRFEFGKADTQNRVGEVTGLAWTEVGGDLLTIETASVVGKGKLTFTGSLGDVMKESIQAAMTVVRARAEKLGINSEFHEKRDIHIHVPDGATPKDGPSAGIAMCTALVSCLTGNPVRADVAMTGEISLRGKVLPIGGLKEKLLAAHRGGIKTVLIPKDNVKDLEEIPDNVKENLAIHAVETIDEVLGLALENPPEGIEFVKVETKAKAPRRKAATKTARAVN
- a CDS encoding VirK/YbjX family protein — encoded protein: MTAKQTITFATFQELLPDSCNHPLKKQLRDKARYYGRKFLFKKQCDALVDFLNTNQTWIPLFQQNPYRFNALLATYCDKRFSATERLNAITNNLLMLEEKMGVEFCKKLLQEKSLLLAQLTDQLGIYFNINQIDPFEGYFSINLKDNDGRSIYDASFTFLKPNKLLIASIQGPSYEEAQEAVKQATKELHGVRPMFMLMNVFRLLAEKWQCELIGIPHTSQGKYRLSARSKILFNYDEFWQENQGQLKGQYWQLPLESARKPLEEIASKKRSMYRKRYEMLDDLSEKITQFS